gaaggaaggatgtgctggccttggaaaggatccacaggaggttcacaagaatgatccctggaatgaagaacttgtcgtatgaggaacgtttgaggactctgggactgtacgcgttggagtttagaaggacgaggggggatcttattgaaacttacaggatactgcgaggccaggatagagtggacgtggagaggatgtttccacttgtaggagaaactagaaccagaggacaccatctcagactgaagggacgatcctttaaaacagagatgaggaggaatttcttcagccagagggtggttaacctgtggaactctttgccacagaaggctgtggaggccaaatcactgagtgtctttaagacagagatagataggttcttgatcaataaggggatcaggggttatggggagaaggcaggagaatggggatgagaaacatatcagccaggattgaatggcggagcagacccgatgggccgagtgggctaattctgctcctacgtcctacggttccccccccccccgggggtcacCTTGCCGGATCTCCTGGTCCTCCAGCACATTGTAGGCCCGGTAGTTGTCCACGCCGTGCATCCTCAGGATCTGCACCACCGCGTTGCTGAATCCACACTGGGGCTGGGCGGGGGTGCCCTTGATGAAAACCACCACCTTGTCCTTCCTCACCAGGCCCTCCAGCCGCCGGCGGGTGGCGCCGCCCGGCTCCCCGGCCCCGTCGTCCGAGCCTCCTCCTCCCGCCGCGccctcactcacaccccgcctGGGGGCCGGGCCCAGCGCCCGGCGCGCCGCCGTCCGGCACGATATCCGCAGCAGCGAGAAcatggcggcgccggcgggacagcggAGCGGACAGCCTGGGTCCGCGCGCGGGGGGCGGGGCGATGGGCGTGGTCAGCCTGTGTCCGCGCGCGGGGGGCGGGGCGATGGGCGTGGACAGCCTGGGTCCGCGAGCGGGGGGCGGGGCGATGGGCGTGGACAGCCTGTGTCCGCGCGGGGGGCGGGGCGCCGGGGCGGGGCGATGGGCGTGGACAGCCTGAGTCCGAGCGATGGGCGTGAACAGCCTGTGTCCGCGCggggggcggggcgcggggcgTGGTCAGCCTGTGTCCGCGCGCGGGGGGCGGGGCGATGGGCGTGGACAGCCTGGGTCCGCGCGCGGGGGGCGGGGCGATGGGCGTGGACAGCCTGGGTCCGCGAGCGGGGGGCGGGGCGATGGGCGTGGACAGCCTGTGTCCGCGCGGGGGGCGGGGCGCCGGGGCGGGGCGATGGGCGTGGACAGCCTGAGTCCGCGCGATGGGCGTGAACAGCCTGTGTCCGCGCGGGGGGCGGGGCGCTGGGTGCGGGGCGCGGGGCTGGGTTTCTATTTCCGGGGTCAGACCGCCGGGGTCAGGCCGGCGGGGTCAGGTAGGGAGAGGGTGTGGTCCTGGGTTCCTGGCCCCCCTTCATCATGATGTTGGGATCCGCAGCGTCCCTGTCAGCCCCACTCagtcagcaggaggccattcagcccgtcccaCCGGCCAGTCAACCTGCCAATGCtgagcagcacaggaggaggccattcggcccaccagtcAAGTGCTGCCCCCGCAGCAACAGGGGCTCACCCAGGGCCACCTCCTGAGACCGTGCCCCGggcccgggtccctgtccgtgtggagtttgcacattctccccgtgtctgcgtgggtctcacccccacaacccaacgatgtgcaggctagggggattggccgcgctgaattgccccttgcGGTGAGGTTGCAGGAAGATTGGGCCTGGGTGGTGTGgtcatttgaagggttggtgctgactcagtgggctgaatggcctccgtcagcAGTGTAGGGTTCTATGAttcaatgtgcagggtaggcggattggccacaataattggccccttaattggaaaaaaataattgggtactctaaatttctttttttttaaattacctgtCCAATTCCCTTTTTCAAGCCACAACATCTCGGGCAGTGCAGTCCAAATCACAGCCACTCGCTGTTTAAAATACATTTTCCTCATGCTGCATTTTGCTTCTCTGACAGTCCCCACATTCCTGTGTCCTCTGGGGTGTGATCCTGCACCATTGGGAAGATGTTCCCTGTCAAGCACCATTCAGATAGAACCCTATTTGTGATTTTGAAAACATTGTCAAATCTCCTCTCCACATTCTCTttgaggagaacaatcccagcgtcTGCGATCTATACACGTGACTTGAGTTTCCTCATCTTGAGAAATTTCCTCCGAGTCTTTCTGCCCCCTGACAAGAgttgctgatctgtatcttaacaccACCTTCTCGCCTTCGGATCCTAGCCCACAATGAGTAGCAAAAAATATCAATTTCAGATTTTAAACTTAAGTAAGGTAGCATCTACCACTTTCAGGCttaggaacatgggaattaggagcagaagtaggcaattcagcccttagagcctgctccgccattcaatcagatcatggctacaggttcatagctccttgcaggtggagtcgcaggtgcacagggtggtgaagaaggcattcggcatgctggggtttattggtcagaatattgaatacaggagttgggacggcttgttgaagttgtacaagacattggtaagaccacacatggaattctggtcaccatataggaaggatattgttaaactagaaagagtgcagaagagatttacgaggatgctacctggactcgatggtctgagttataaggagaggctcaacAGGCTGGGaggtttttttccctggagcgtaggaggcttaggggtgaccttctagaggtctataaagtaaagaggagcatagataaggtagacagtcaacatcttttctccaaggtagaggagtctataactagagggcataggtttaaggtgagaggggagagatacaaaagagaccagaggggaaattctttcacacacagggtggcgagcctctggaatgagctgccagaggcagtggtagaggtgggtacaatttttaccttttaaaaagcagttagacagttacatgggcagggtgggtatagaggggtatgggccaaatgtgggcaagtgggaccagcttagtgatagaaactgggcagcatagccaagctgggccaaagggcctgtttccatgctgtaaacatctacgactatggctgatctcttcctcgtctcaaatccacctcccacctgttccccatatcccattaacccattttaaaaatctCTTGAAAGCATTTAATGATTCCAACTCCCCCGCacgatggggcagcaagttccacaaattcaccccctctgcgagaagtagttcctcctcatctcggttctaaatctaccgcctctcaacctatatctgtgacctcttctaGATTGCTGCACCAGGGGGAACATTTGGTTCATGTTTACTTTAtcgatcccttttagtattttatacacctcgatcaggtcccctctcatccttctaaactccagtgagtataaacccaaactgtttaatctctcctcgtacgtcaacccctccatccccagaatcaatctggtgaccctcctctgaactgcctccaatgccaccacatccttcctcaaacaaggagaccaaaacctgacccaatactccagatgtggtctcaccaacacccaatataattgcaacaacacttctctacttttatactccagtccatttacaataaacgctaacatttcaTTTGTCTTTTTAATTCCACACTGTACCCCCAAACCGACTTTCTGTGAtttatgaacaaagacacccagatcccactgcccagatcactctgcccagctccctctgcccaggtcccactgcccagctccctctgcccagatcccactgcccagatcccactgcccagatcccactgcccagatcccactgcccagatcactctgcccagctccctctgcccaggtcccactgcccaggtccctctgcccagctccctctgcccagctccctctgcccagctccctctgcccagctccctcggcccagatcccactgcccagatccctctgcccagctccctctgcccagctccctcggcccagctccctcggcccagatcccactgcccagatcccactgcccagatccctcggcccagatcactctgcccagatccctcggcccagatcccactgcccagatcactctgcccagctccctctgcccagctccctcggcccagatcccactgcccagatcccactgcccagatcccactgcccagatccctctgcccagctccctctgcccagctccctcggcccagatcccactgcccagatcccactgcccagatccctcggcccagatcactctgcccagatccctcggcccagatcccactgcccagatcactctgcccagctccctctgcccagctccctcggcccagatcccactgcccagatccctctgcccagatccctctgcccagataccTCTGCCCGATCCctttgcccagctccctctgcccagatccctctgcccagataccTCTGCCCGATCCCTTTGCCCAGATCCCTCGgcccagatcccactgcccagatcccactgcccagatccctctgcccagataccTCTGCCCGATCCctttgcccagctccctctgcccagatccctctgcctgatccctctgcccagctccctctgcccagctccctcggcccagctccctctgcccagctccctctgcccagctccctcggcccagctccatcTGCCCATATCCCtcggcccagatccctctgcccagctccctctgcccagatccctctgcccagctccctctgcccgatccctctgcacagatccctctgcacagatccctctgtacaaatcCCTCTgcacagatccctctgcccagctccctctgcccatatCCCtcggcccagatccctctgcccagatccctctgcacagctccctctgcccagctccctctgcccagctccctcggcccagctccctctgcccagctccctctgcccagctccctcggcccagctccatcTGCCCATATCCCtcggcccagatccctctgcccagctccctctgcccagatccctctgcccagctccctctgcccgatccctctgcacagatccctctgcacagatccctctgtacaaatcCCTCTgcacagatccctctgcccagctccctctgcccatatCCCtcggcccagatccctctgcccagatccctctgcacagatccctctgcacagatccctctgcccaggcgcattttgaatctgctttccatttcgataataatttgccttcctattttttcggcccaaatggataacctcacacttatccacattaaactccatctgccaaattttggcccaatctcctagcttatctatatctgtctgtaagatctgtatctcctcttcactgcttgctttcccactattttagtatcatccgcaaattgtgCTACCTTACACTCtgcccctgcttgcagatcatttatatagattgtgaatagttgcggtccgaggactgacccctgcgacacCCGCTAGTTaccgttcaccagccagagaaagacccatttaaccagatcctctgctttctgtcatcagccaatcctcaatccaatctagtattccaGCCCCAACCCCCTGCGACCTCGCCTTCCGGGTCAATTATGCGTCACCTCGTCAGACGCACTTGGTGCGCAGTCTCTCCTAACTTCTCTCGTGAATGGCATGGCTCGGATTTAAAGATTATGTCACCTTGCTCTGCATTCCaccattggggggggcgggggtgggggggggggggtatctatcCAGTCAATTCCTTTTAAAACCCTTAACAACCACAGATTTATGATTCTTGGCAATACTAACTCTTTAGGCTTGCAGACCTTGGTTCTGTTTCCAAGCTCTCAGCTCACTCATCTCGTAGGTTGAAGGGCCATTCCAGAGTCTCAAGCACATAATCAGCTTCTGCTGCAGCAATCCCTCAACAACCCAATCATGGTAAGTGCCAACCAATAAATATTTGAGATTGTGTTCTTGTGCCTGAAGAAAGAAGATCCGAGGCACAATCCCTACCCCCTGCTGACCTAACCGTGGCTCAGTGAATAGCACTCTCAATTCAGAAGGTTTCCGGTTCACGCACCACTCCTCTTGGGCATGTAATCCAGTGTTGCCATTGCAGTAATGAGGAAGTGCTGAGATGCCATCttccagatgagatgttaaactgagtctCCATCTGCCCTCTTGGGCAGATATGGAAGATCATTCAGGATTTTTACAGGATGAGCAGGGATTCGCCCTATGTCCTGCTTGACATTTATCCATCAAAATtggtgatcttgctgtgtgtaaatttatGCAGCATTTTCTACATTATAACCGTGAAAGTAGGTCAAAAGTACGTCATTGACTAAAGCACTTGGCGATATCCTAAAGGCTGAAAGGAATTATAGAAATGGAAGTTCCTTTTTCCTGACCAAACTCTTTAAAGTGCACTTGAGATATACACTTTCATTGCAATCAAATGTTAATTTTTTTAAGcgacatggaggcacagtggttagcactgctgtctcacatctccagggacccgggcaggcatgggggcacagtggttagcactgctgtctcacagctccagggacccgggcaggcatggaggcacagtggttagcactgctgtctcacagctccagggacccgggtaagaAGAATGAAGGTAGCACAGACTGGGACCTGGTTTGATGATATGGGATTTTTCAACAGCATTTGCAGCCATGTCGATAATTAGTGTGCTGGGTGGATAATGGGTTCACGTTTATCTCTGGGAGTTCCCtactgacattgtgctcactcatTCTGTACAGGAAGTGCACAGAGAGTGAGCAATGTGTACACCACCACATACCACTGGCAATTACCCCTCCTGCACTGCACTTGAGGACTGCTGTTGTCTCGGAGATGCTGGCTTCACCAGTGCCTTCATCGATCTCCAGGCAGGAAGAGCAAAGTATTCCAGTCCCAGATATTGTTGGTAAAACGAGAGCACTTCTGTCAGACACTGAAGGCTGGTACATATCGTTTCAGTACTGTGTGCCACAGGCTGTTGGTGATTTTACAAGATTGTGATGGGCCGATATCTTAACTCTATTGAGAAGCGTCCCTTTACACCCTTACCCCAACAAAAAATGCTTCTGTCTAACATATTTGTTGTTTGTTGGGTGCTTTTCCTTTGGGTACGATATTTTCACAGATCTCTCTGCCTGAGGAAGACTTTCAGCTATCCATACAGTGACTCCGGTGCCCCTGATACTTTTGGTGATTTCTGATTACTTCTCCCTGGAAAGATCTTAGTACAACTGATAAAAATGCTGCTTTAATTTAACATTTGATGGGATGAGTTCACTGGCTGGTGTACATTAGATCCAGGCACAAAATGTAGTAAATGGGGCCTGTGGAACATTTCACCTTCACATAACAGAAGTTGTTTAAACCTTGGGCAGGGTCCAGCTGGGTGAGACTGCATGACTTCTCTTCCTGCTTCACACGGTTACCTCTGGTGTCCTACAAGAATCTAACCTtgacccctcctatttctcatctacatgctgcccctcagcaACATATTCACAAGAGCAGTGTGAGTTTGCATATCTGTGCTTGCAACACGCAGCTTTACTTCCCCTCCTTTCtccttgctgatgacaccaagactggtggataatgtggagggctgttgtaggctgcaaagagacattgatacgatgcagagctgggctgaaaagtggcagatggagtttaaccctgataagtgtgaggtgattcattttggtaggacaaatttgaatgcggattacagggtcaacggcagggttctgaggaatgtggaggagcagagagatctcggagttcatgtccatagatctctgaaagttgccacccaagtggatagagccgtgaagaaagcctatagtgtgttagtgtttattaacagggggcttgagtttaagagccatgaggttatgctgcaactatacaagacctgggttagaccacatttggagtattgtgtgcagttctggtcacctcattataggaagggtgtggaagcattggaaagggtgcaaaggagatttaccaggatgctgcctggattggtgggtgggtcttatgaggaaaggatgagggagctagggcttttctcattggagcgaaggaggatgagaggtgacttaattgaggtgtataggaTGATGAGAGGGatcgatagagtggacgttcagagactatttcctcgggtggatgtagctgttacaagggggcataactataagattcatggtggaagatataggagggatgtccgaggtaggttctttactcagagagtggttggggtgtggaacgcactcccagctatggtagtggagtcggacactttaggaactttcaagcggttattggataggcacatggagggcACTAGAataattgggagtaggttgatttgatcttagtttcagactagttcggcacaacattgtgggccgaagggcctgtactgtgctgtacagttctatgttctatctcgacGACCCCACTGTGCTAATTAATTGCATTGGCTGTTTGACAGCCTGCACTGGAAATCTCCTCCAGTTAAATATCAGGGAGACTAAAGCAGCTGCCTTCTGTTTCCACCACAAACTGCCTTTCCTAGCTGCCAGTCGCACTGTCTCTGGCAACGGTTTGATTCTGAACCAGGCTGTTCACAACCTTGGTATGATGTTTGACCCTGAAATGAGCTTCTGACcactttaccacaccaccaataggGCCACCTCTTTCAACCTCTGTATCATATCTGACCTGCTGCGGAAACCCTCATCCATCCACTGTTACTTCTGGACTTGATCATTCCATCACATTCACAGCCAGCTTCCTATATCCTACCCGCCATAAAATTGGGCTTATCGAACATTCTGTTACCCAGGTCCTTACTTACTATTCACCCCTGTACTCGCTGAGCTGCACTGGCACTcggtctcaattttaaaattatcGTCCTTGTTTtcaattcctccatggcctcgctGCTCCCCAAAGTCCTCTGGGATATCTGTGCACccttaattctggcctcttgagcattcccgattttaatctctccaccactGGTACCTTTCCGCTCCCTAGGTACACAAAGGGGCTGCCAAGAGGTACAGACAGGTTAGGGGAGGGCAGCAAAGTGGCAGACGTAGTGTAATGCAGGGAAAGAAGAGATTGTCTTTGGTAATAAGAAGAGAAAAGCAGAACATTTTTCAAAAGGGGTGAAACTTGTAAACGTTCGTGGAGTCCAGGCTGTGCTCGTACAAGGAACAcggaaagttaacatgcaggtgcagcaagcaatttggaagttaaatggcatgttggcctttattgcagggGATTGGAGTGCAAGAACAAGGAAATAGGACATTGGTGAAACCATTGCTGTGTACAATTCTGTCTCCATATCAAAGGGAGGGTATACATGCCCTGAATATGGTACAAAggcggttcactagattgatctCTGGGGTGAGGGGTTGCCTATGACAAGAGGCTGAGTAAATTAGGTACATTTTttctggcgtttagaagaatgaaaggtgatctcattgaacaaACAAGactctgaaggggtttgacagggtcgacactgagagggtgtttctgctgcctcgagggtttgacaacagggtcgacgctgaatgtttctgctgcctgcgagggtttgacagggtcgacgctgaatgtttctgctgcctcgagggtttgacagggtcgacgctgaatgtttcgctgctcggagggtttgacagggtcgacgctgaatgtttctgctgcctggagggttcttgacagggtcgacgctgaatgtttctgctggctggagggttttgacagggtcgacgctgaatgtttctgctgcctggagggtttgacagggtcgacgctgaatgtttctgctggctggagggtttgacagggtcgacgctgaatgtttctgctgcctcgagggtttgacagggtcgacgctgaatgtttctgctgcctggagggtttgacagggtcgacgctgaatgtttctgctgctggagggtttgacagggtcgacgctgaatgtttctgctggctggagggttttgacagggtcgacgctgaatgtttctgctggctggagggtttgacagggtcgacgctgaatgtttctgctgcctggagggtttgacagggtcgacgctgaatgtttctgctgcctgaggggttgacagggtcgacgctgaatgtttctgctggctggagggtttgacagggtcgacgctgaatgtttctgctgctggagggtttgacagggtcgacgctgaatgtttctgctgcctcggaggtttgacagggtcgacgctgatgtttctgctggctggagggtttgaccagggtcgacgctgaatgtttctgctgcctcgagggtttgacagggtcgacgctgaatgtttctgctggctggagggtttgacagggtcgacgctgaatgtttctgctggctggagggtttgacagggtcgacgctgaatgtttctgctggctggagggtttgacagggtcgacgctgaatgtttctgctgctcgagggtttgacagggtcgacgctgatgtttctgctggctggagggtttgacagggtcgacgctgaatgtttctgctgcctggagggtttgacagggtcgacgctgaatgtttctgctgctggagggtttgacagggtcgacgctgaatgtttctgctggctggagggtttgacagggtcgacgctgaatgtttctgctggctggagggtttgacagggtcgacgctgaatgtttctgctgcctggagggtttgacagggtcgacgctgaatgtttctgctgcctggagggtttgacagggtcgacgctgaatgtttctgctgcctggagggtttgacagggtcgacgctgaatgtttctgctgctggagggtttgacagggtcgacgctgaatgtttctgctggctggagggtttgacagggtcgacgctgaatgtttctgctgcctggagggtttgacagggtcgacgctgaatgtttctgctgcctggagggtttgacagggtccgacgctgaatgtttctgctggctggagggtttgacagggtcgacgctgaatgtttctgctgcctcgagggtttgacagggtcgacgctgaatgtttctgctggctggagggtttgacagggtcgacgctgaatgtttctgctggctggagggtttgacagggtcgacgctgaatgtttctgctggctggagggtttgacagggtcgacgctgaatgtttctgctggctggagggtttgacagggtcgacgctgaatgtttctgctgctgcgagggtttgacagggtcgacgctgaatgtttctgctggctggagggtttgacagggtcgacgctgaatgtttctgctgctggagggtttgacagggtcgacgctgaatgtttctgctggctcgagggtttgacagggtcgacgctgaatgtttctgctggctggagggtttgacagggtcgacgctgaatgtttctgctgcctcgagggtttgacagggtcgacgctgaatgtttctgctggctggagggtttgacagggtcgacgctgaatgtttctgctgcctcgagggtttgacagggtcgacgctgaatgtttctgctggctggagggtttgacagggtcgacgctgaatgtttctgctgcctggagggtttgacagggtcgacgctgaatgtttctgctggcctcggagggtttgacagggtcgacgctgaatgtttctgctggctggagggtttgacagggtcgacgctgaatgtttctgctgcctggagggtttgacagggtcgacgctgaatgtttctgctggctggagggtttgacagggtcgacgctgaatgtttctgctgcctggagggtttgacagggtcgacgctgaatgtttctgctggcctggagggtttgacagggtcgacgctgaatgtttctgctgcctggagggtttgacagggtcgacgctgaatgtttctgctggctggagggtttgacagggtcgacgctgaatgtttctgctggcctggagggtttgacagggtcgacgctgaatgtttctgctggctggagggtttgacagggtcgacgctgaatgtttctgctggctggagggtttgacagggtcgacgctgaatgtttctgctgcctcgagggtttgacagggtcgacgctgaatgtttctgctgctcgagggtttgacagggtcgacgctgaatgtttctgctggctggagggtttgacagggtcgacgctgaatgtttctgctggctggagggtttgacagggtcgacgctgaatgtttctgctggcctcggagggtttgacaggggtcgacgctgaatgtttctgctgcctcgagggtttgacagggtcgacgctgaatgtttctgctggctggagggtttgacaggggtcgacgctgaatgtttctgctggctggagggtttgacaggggtcgacgctgaatgtttctgctggctggagggtttgacagggtcgacgctgaatgtttct
This genomic window from Scyliorhinus torazame isolate Kashiwa2021f chromosome 2, sScyTor2.1, whole genome shotgun sequence contains:
- the LOC140406150 gene encoding glutaredoxin-related protein 5, mitochondrial-like, with the protein product MFSLLRISCRTAARRALGPAPRRGVSEGAAGGGGSDDGAGEPGGATRRRLEGLVRKDKVVVFIKGTPAQPQCGFSNAVVQILRMHGVDNYRAYNVLEDQEIRQGIKNYSNWPTIPQIYFDGEFVGGCDILLQMHQNGDLVEELKKLGIRSALLDTEKEDKK